From the genome of Triticum aestivum cultivar Chinese Spring chromosome 1A, IWGSC CS RefSeq v2.1, whole genome shotgun sequence:
cgtgttgacagtgatgatgaagttactgacgcagggtttcgcctaagcactacgacaatatgaccgaggtggaaaacggtgaaggggggcaccgcacacgactaaagatcaacttgtgtgtctatggggtgccccctcccccgtatataaaggaggggaggaggaggctggccggccacaaggggcgcgccaagggggaggaatcctactcctagtaggagtaggtttccccctttcctagtctaagaaggagaagaagggaaaggggagaGAAGAGTaggaaggaggggggcacccccttcccttgtccaatttggactgggcaGAGGGGGCCACCTCTGGCCGgtcctctctcttctccactaaggcccattgtggcccattaatcccccgggtgattccggtaacctctcggtactccggaaaatacccgatacactttggaaccattccagtgtccgaatataaccttccaatatatcaatctttatgtctcgaccatttcgagactcctcgtcatgtatgtgatctcatccgggactcagaacaaccttcggtacatcaaatcacataattcataatacatatcgtcatcgaacgttaagcgtgcggaccctacgggttagagaactatgtagacatgaccgagacacatcttcggtcaataaccaatagcggaacctggatgctcctattggttcctacatagtctacgaagatctttatcggtcaaaccgcacaacaacatacgttgttccctttgtcatcggtatgttatttgtccgagattcgatcgtcggtatcatcatacctagttcaatctcgttaccggcaagtctctttactcgttccgtaatgcatcatcccttgactaactcattagtcacattgcttgcaaggctcatagtgatgtgcattaccgagagggctcagagatacctctccgatacacggagtgacaaatcctaatctcgatctatgccaactcaataaataccatcggagacacctgtagagcatctttataatcactcagttacattgtgacgtttgatagcacacaaggtgttcctccggtattcgggagttgcataatctcatagtcataagaacatgtataagtcatgaagaaagcaatagcaataaactaaacggtctaatgatgtgatcccgtttatcaaatggcaaaacatgtctatggctaggaaacttaatcatctttgattaacgagttagccaagtagaggcatattagggatactctgtttgtctatgtattcacacatgtatcaagttttcggttaatacaattctagcatgaataataaacatttatcatgatataagaaaatataaataacaactttattattgcctctagggcatatttccttcaatatgtcGAAATGAAATAAATTTGTTGATGTTTAAATAAAAAGCATTGGGTTTTTATGTAAAAAAATTGAAGTATAAATGAATATAGTCCGCTTTATTTAAATATGCATTAAAATTTTCACTTTCGTCAAATTTcttgggaaaattttgttttcgccactctagattttgccaaaaaaaattatgccattctagatttcgacatttcacttttgccactcttagcttttgacaattacaCACTTGTCATTCCGTGTCAAAAGCAAAATaattttttatcatttttgccacTCTAGAAATTTTACTTTTGCCACgaaaatggcaattgtgataattatcAAAAACTAAAAGTGACAAAAGTGAAATGTCAGAATCTAGAGTGGCATAAAAAAATTgacaaaatctagagtggcaaaaataaaattttctcattttttttaaaataaactgTAACCGGGCATATGCTACGTCGGCGTCGTCCTGCTCCGCAGATGGACGGATGCTCTGTCCAGTCTACTTCTACACTGCCCGCCATCCGGAAGTCTCCTCCAACTCAAAGTCCAGCCGCCGCTAATAAAATCCGCGGCGGCGCCGCGCCGGGGAGTCCACCTGCGCCTTCTCCCCCTCCTTCACCCAAGCGGCGGAGGAGCCCTGCCGTCTCAAGCCCGTCCGCGCCCCGCCTCTCCCTCTCCGGTTGGAGCGCCGCCTTGCTGTAAGCATCCCCTCCTTACCCCGCACCAATTCGACCGGAGCCCAGCGATTCTGGTTGCGAGTCGCTCGTACTAGATCAAATCCGAGGCTAGGTTCGGTGGGTGCATTGCCTACTTGATCGACGTGCTTCCCGCGCTTGTTTCCCAGCCTGATTTGGTTCGGTTCGGTTCTATCCCCAATCCGAGCTAGGGTTCTTCGTGCGCTTCGGTTTCGATTAAGAGCTCTGCCGCCGCCCGCCGGGACGACTGCGTGCATTTTCTCTTCGATTTCGTTGAATATAAACGAGCTGGGCACATGACGATCCCAGTGTATTTGCACTTGTTCCTCTTCTGTTAGAACCGCTGTTTACTATGTGGTTTGATTTGATTTGGAGGGTTCGCTTGCTGGGTAGATCAAACTAATGGGAAGCTAGCAGTAACAAATTTAGCAGGCCTCCGATCCGGAGGTGAAAATTCAGTTTATGATTTCTGAATATAGCAGGACGTATGAGAAAATGCACCCACTCAACTACTTATGTGGCTTCCATATAACTGCCAGGATAAACCGATGTGTGTTtgtttctgtgaatattttgcaaTTTTGGCAAGAAGTGGCTTGCGTATCTTCCTTCTCTGCTACCTAGCAATTAGTATCTTGTGTAACTGATGCAGTTTCATCTCCCATGCTTATTAGGGATTATTAACTTGTCATTCATCTAATTCAGTTTGATCTTTGCTTTTCTGCAGTTATGACGGGTTCTTCTTCATCTTGGTCTGTTCCGCCAGCCTCTGGGTCAGTCATGGGCTCTTCATCCTCATTCATTTTTGTCCATGCCGACCTCTGGTGCAGCCATGGGCTCTTCTCCATCCTCATTTTGTTTCACAACGAGCTCTGTAGCCATGGGCTCCTCTTCGCCTTTGTATAGCCCGACCTTTTGGCCACCCATGCCCCATTTTTCTCCACCGATTCTATATATATTTTTCGTTTTCATGGTCTGCTATTTGGTTATCCCTAAGTAGATTTGATGGGTTCTTATGTTTGCCAAGTTCAATACAATAATAAACCATGAATTCTTTCCATTACCAGTGAATTCCCCTGTTTGACCGTGCATGTGTACAATTTCTGGGGATGCTATCAAGTAGAGCATCCGTGAGTAAGTTGACGAATAGGTGAAACATTCATGGTATAACTAAGAACAACATTTTTCTTGAGTTCATGACCTAAGATATTTGTTAACCAAATGCCATGCACAAATAGATCGTGCAAGTACTAAACTTTCAGTAGTATAGTAGGATATGATGCATTTAACTACTGACTACTGAAGCACCATTGGCATTTTTGTGTGTGTTAATAGTTGGTTTTTATAGGGAATGTTCTTTACAAAATGGCGAACGTTATGAGATAACCAAGGCCTTATTGAAGTGCAAAATGGCAGAAGGAAGCTCAGTGAGCCAACACCTGGTCAAGCTAGTTGGTTACATGTGGAGGTTGGAAGCTTTGGGCTCTGCGATCCCCGCTTGGCTTTGTACTGATCTTATCCTTCTGTCTCTCCCGCCAAGCTTTAATGGCTTTATCATGAATTACATGATGTACAAGATGGACAAGAGCGTGAATGAATTGCTCGGGATGCTCAAGAACGCGGAGTTTTGGATACAGAAAGACACCAATCATGTGACgaagaagaccactagtttcaagaagaagggcaaagtcaAAAATGGCAAGGGCGTCAGTAAGACCGACACCAAGGGAAAGCCTAAACGCGGGCCTACTAAAGAGACAGAGTGCTTCTTCTGCAAGGACAAGGGTCACTGGAAAAGGAATTGCAAAAAGTTTTTGGCAGAAAAGAAGTCTGGAAAGTCCAGCACAAGTATGATATTCATACATGTTATAGTTGTTTTTTCTGTTGATCCTCAGTGCAATCCTTGGGTATTTAATACTGGATCGATGCAGGGACTTCCGAGGACACAAGGACTGCTGAAGAATGAGGTGCAGTTCCGTGTCGAAACGGTGTTGAAGTTGCCGCTCAGGCCGTCGGCGTGATGCCCTACATCTACCTTTATAATTCATACTCCCACCGTCCCAAAAACTTCGTATTAAAcctagtataaagttgagacataTATTTAAGACCGAGGGAGTACTATAACTTAGTAATTGTTATTTTGTTTCCGCGTTATGTAAAAACATTATATTAGGATCTTGTTTCTTACGTGAtagatatatctatatctatatgtaCTATACTAATAATAAAGTAAGGTGTGATTCTCTGTGTTTTTTATGCATTCATCCatattattattactagcaaacacgtctgtgcgttgcaacgggaaaaaacaCATGATCCAGTCATAACAAGAACGCTTTCACAAATTCACTAGTTCATACTATTATTTAATTCAACATAGTGTCTCACCTTTGTTGTCCCTTGTCGTCCTTTCTCACCTTTGTTGTCCCTTATCGTCCTTTCTGCACTCACCGTTCATGGATGTGGTGTCCAACTAATTGCAATGTGTGATGATCTCAACCACCGCATGACACATTTGTTAATAAACCGTGTCATCGCAGGCGAATGATACATCTAGTTCATACATATGAGCCGGCTCACCTTTAAACTGTGTATTTGTTCTTTTAATGTATCGACATTCTTTCTAAAACACATAAATCCTTTTTAAATCTCATGGAATTTTTAAAGAGCTCGAATATTATTCAAACTATGAATATATTTTTAAGCACAAGAACACTTTTTctatctcttttttctttttctttttcgcaAACATCTTCCAAATTAGTGAACATTCTTTTGAAATCATGAatactttttcaaattcatgaacattgtttTTGAAATCATGATCATTTTTACAAATTCCTGAATATTTGTTTTGACATCGTGAATAATGCTTcagattcatgaacattttctaaaatcatgaaATGTTTTTAAAATTCTCGAagatttttttgaattcatgattgaTTTTACAAAAATTGGAATATTTTTCCTTTTCCGAAGAGTTTTAAAAATTTCCATGTACAGTATTTGAATTCTTATTGTTATTCAAAatggtgaatattttttgaatatgcaaaatcatgaacattttctaaaatccacaaacatttaataaattcttgaacatttttttcaaaataattGTTTATAAAAATCCGAACTACTTTAAaatcccaaattatttaaagtatAAAAATTGAAAttggaaaatagaaaagaaaaatacaaaatagaAAAACAGGACGCCCGCACATGGGCCAGCCCAAAAGGTTCCGAGCACATATTGATCAAGTATTTTTGACAAAATTCTGGTATAGCTGGGCCATAATTCCGGTACAGCTGGTCTATTAAcacgggagcaactagttaacgagcgctccttcgggagcctcgcaacgatcagcgtcacttggcgcgctctcagccattcggcacgtgtcgcgctttggacactcccttcggattttgtttttttattttttcgcacgcgttttcggctttttaaacgggttttttcgacgttttggttttctcccggtctttcttagcttttcgaaaaacgcattttctttttttttctttcgtgaaagtcatggtttttctttcgcgagagccacggttgtgctttagcgagagtcacgaccgtgcctctcggaaatgaaaaaaaaatgcattttctgttttttttcgtgAGAATCACGATTTTGCTTTCGCaagagacacggttgtgctttcgcgagagtcatggccgtgcctctcggaaagggaaaaacaaaacgcgttttctatttttttttcgttcgtgagagttacggttttgcttccgcgagaggcacggttgtgcttacacggaagtcacggccgtgcctctcggaaaaggaaaaaaatacgcgttttctgtttttttttctttcgcgagagtcgcggttttgctttcgcgaaaggcacggttgtgctttcgcgagagtcacggtcgtgcctctcgaaaacggaaaaaaaacacgttttttgttttttttccttacacgagagtcacggttttgcttccacgagaggcacggttgtgattttacgagaggcacgggtgtgcctctttcggaaaaagaaaaaaactgtgctcccggttcggttttttcaccCGGTTTTTTccgtccggttttttcgtgaaaaaaaagttcgtcaaaacctatcaacatgagatcttgttttgaagatctcgacgtgagaaatccaatggtgaaaacggttcgagatttggacgcacagtttaagagataaaacgttttgaataaacgaatctatgaaaaaaaggaaaaactcacaggttgcgaaagtggcgcgctgcatgtgcgccacttgtcgcgacctgggaaagtggagtgttctttgcaacgagtactccttaattagtgatttcgtatTGACATTGCAAGCTTTATTTTCTTTTCGAAATTCGGGTACAACTGGCTCATTAGATTACAGGCAAGGCCCAACAGAGTTTTTTCACTGCAAATTAATTTATTACAGAATTAGTACCATCTCAAGTATAGTAGATGAAATAAAAGTTGAGGTaaacaaaccaaaaaaacaaagaaaCGTACCTTACTTTACTATTATTAGATTAGAAGAAGGTACAGAGAGATACAGAATGGATTTGAATTTTTAGGATCTTGTATTATCCAAGGTGGTATGTTTTTTTTTTGTCCGTCACCCTCACTGGCGCCCAGCGTACAAAATTAAATTATCTAGGTTGTGATTTGAACACAGGCCAAACTCATTGAAGCATAGCACACTAGCCACCATCACCCATCTATTCTATATCTATATCTAATAATAAAGAGGCTATT
Proteins encoded in this window:
- the LOC123189126 gene encoding uncharacterized protein gives rise to the protein MTGSSSSWSVPPASGECSLQNGERYEITKALLKCKMAEGSSVSQHLVKLVGYMWRLEALGSAIPAWLCTDLILLSLPPSFNGFIMNYMMYKMDKSVNELLGMLKNAEFWIQKDTNHVTKKTTSFKKKGKVKNGKGVSKTDTKGKPKRGPTKETECFFCKDKGHWKRNCKKFLAEKKSGKSSTRTSEDTRTAEE